The genomic stretch AAGGAATATATGCGCAGAAACGCTGAAACAATGGAGAAATTCGCCGCCGTTCTTTGACAGCGCGGTGACGCTATCGTATCATTATGGAGTTGCTGAAAAGCCGATGTTTATGAGGAGGAAGATTTCCCTTGCTTAGAATGCTGAGAAACCACACCAAAGTGATAATGATAATCGTCATACTGTTCTTCGTCGCCTCCTGCTTCGCGGGCTACGGCCTCTACGTGCGCGGCGGCGGAGACGGCGAAGGGATGAGGGATTACCCGGTCGCCGAGATAGACGGGCGCGAAGTGATGCGCTCCGCGCTGGAGCAGGGCGCCGCCCGCCTCTCCGAACAGTACGGACGCGAGATAACCTCCGGCGATATACCGATGATACGCCAGGCCGTCATAGACAACATGGCTGTGGACTCGGAGCTCGAAAAAGAGATAAAGGCGCGTAAGCTCAGCGCCGACAAGGGCGAGATAGACGACGCTTATACGCGCATGATGGACAGCTATCCGACGCGCGAAGAGTTCTTCGCCTACATGCAGCGCTCCGGCGTCACAGAGAAGCAGATAAAGGACGACATTGCGCGCCGCATACGTATGCAGAAGCTCATGGAATCCCTCGGCGAGAACATAACGGTGGAGGATTCCGAAGTCACAGCTTTCTACGACGCGACGAAGGACTTCCTCTACAAGCAGCCCGCCGGAGTCAAGGCCAACATAGCCACCTTCCGTAAAAAGGAATCCGCCGAGGCCGCGCAGAAGGCTATAGCCTCCGGCGCGAAATGGGACGAGCAGATAGAGAAGTACCGCGCCGACGTCGAGATGGCGACGCCTTACGATAATCCCGTGATACTCACCGACCAGATGCTGAAGAACGAGCTTGCGCCCATCAAGGACGCGCCGGTGAACAAAGTCACCCCGGTCGAGAAAGCAAACGACCCGTTCGTATTCATCGCCATCAACCGCGGACGCGAGACGGAGCGAGTGCTGCCGTTCAACGAGGTCAGCGCCGACGTGCGCGCGACGATACGCAATCAGAAAATGCAGGCCGAGCAGCAGAAGTTCTTCGAAGAGCTTCTCAGCCGAGCGAACGTGAAGATACTCGACCCGTCGATATTCCCGCAGGAGCCGGCGTCCGCCGACAAGACGCCCGCCGCGGAGCCCGCGTCGCCGGACAAGACCGGGGCCGCCTCCTCCGACGCGAAATAGCGCGGGACATACGAGACGAATAAACGCCGAAGGCCGGAGCGCATAGCTCCGGCCTTTTTGCGTGATCCGGCCTCGCGCGGCATATCTCTCCTCCGTCCGTGCGGGCTACCCGTCAAGGCGTATCATATCGTCCTTCTGCGGCAGTTCGTCCTCCTTGCCGTCGAGCGCCTCCTTTACGAACATCTCCATACTCTCCGTGATGAACTTATCTTTGTGGTAAATCAGAGAAAAAGTCCTGTCCCATTCGCCGCCCGGCCTGTATATCGCCCGCACGGCGCCGCTCGCGAGATGCGGCGCGAGCAGGCGTACCGACGCGACGCCGACGCAGCCCTCCTCGACGACGGCGCGCAGCGTGGCGTCGAAACAGGCGACCTCCCATTTGACTTTTATCTTACGTCCTCGCTCGCGCATGAAATTTTCGAAAATCTCTCGAGTGCCGCTGCCGCTCTCACGCAGTACGAAGCTCTCCGCGCCGAGCTCGGCGATATCCACGCTGGCGCGCGATGCGAACGGATGGCGCGCGGAGCAGAAAAGCGCTACGTAGTCGTCCCGGCAGTGAAACGACTGCACGTCGCGGCTGCGCACGCGCCCCTCGACGATCGCCACGTCGAGCTCAGACGCCAACAGCATCCGCTCTATCGTCCGCGTGTTGTTGACGTAGCTGTAAATCTCGGCCTCGGGCCTCGCAGCGCCGAAGCGCTTCACGAGCGCGGGCGTCAGGCACATCCCGACGGTGACCGAAGAGCCTATTCGCAGCCTGTCGCGCATCTTGTCCGGCGACATGTCGTACTCGAGCCGCTCGTATGCGGCTGCCACCTCCTTGGCGCGCGCCAGCAGCCTGCGCCCATCTTCCGTTATGTAGAGCCTCTTGGAAAGCCTCTCGAAAAGCCGCGTCGAGTAATATTCCTCAAGCTCGCGTATGATCTGGCTCACGGTCGGCTGCGCCAAATGGCACTCGCGCGCGGCCGCGCTGACCGAGCCCCCCTCGGCGACCCTGATGAAAACCTTGAGATGATGAAGAGTCATTCCGCGCCTCCAATGTATAGCATTTGCCTATGAACTCAATTATATTTTATTATGTTTAATAATTGAAGAAAACGCATATAATTATAATGTTAAAAATCCCACGAAGGATGTGATGACGTGAAAATTCTTGTAATCGGCGGAGTCGCTGCGGGAACCAAGACGGCGGCGAAGCTTAAACGCGAGGATAGGAACGCGGAGGTTACGATACTTGTAAAGGATAACGACATATCCTACGCTGGCTGCGGCCTGCCCTACTACGTCGGCGGCGTTATAGAAAACAAAGCGTCGCTCATCGTCAACACGCCCGCGAAATTCTCGGCGCTGACCGGGGCGAAGGTGCTCACCGGCAAGGAGGCAGTCGCTCTCGACCGCGCGGCGAAGACTGTGACGGCGGCGGACGTCGAGACCGGCGAGAAAAACGTCTATGAATACGACAAACTTGTGATCGCCGTCGGCGCGTCGCCGATATTCCCGAAACTTCCCGGGACTGAGCTCAAAAACGTCTTCGTGATGCGCAGGCCCGAGGACGCCATAGCGATGCGCGAGCTGCTCGACACCGGGACGGTCAAGCGCGCCGTCGTCTGCGGAGCCGGCTTCATCGGCCTCGAGGTGGCGGAGAACCTCGCGGCGAAGGGCGTCAAAGTGTCCGTCATAGACATGGCGGAGCAGATACTCCCGGGCTTCGACCCCGAAGTCGCGGGCTACGTCGAGCGCAAGCTCGCCGACAGCGGCATCGTCTGCTTCACGGGGACGAAGCTCGAAGGCATAGAGGGGACGGATACCGTCGAAAAGGTGCTTACGAGCCGCCGCGCTATGAAAGCCGACCTCGTCGTGCTCGCGCTCGGCATAAAGCCGAACACCGCCTTCCTCGCGGACAGCGGACTTGAGACCGCGAAGAACGGCACGCTCGTGGTGGACGGCGCGATGCGCACCAACGACCCCGACATCTACGCCGCCGGCGACTGCGTGACGGTCAGAAACAGGATAACCGGCGCTCCCGCCTGGTCGCCGATGGGCTCATCGGCTAACATGGAGGGGCGTGTTGCGGCTAAGAACCTTGCGGGCGGCGAAGAATCATACGTGGGCGTCCTCGGCACCGGCGTATGCAAGCTGCCTGGCATCAACGTAGGCCGCACCGGGCTCACGGAAGCAGCCGCGAAAGCCGCCGGCTACGACGCCGTCAGCGTCACGGCTGTCGTGGACGACAAGGCGCACTATTATCCCGGCGCGTCGAACTTCATCGTCAAGATGACAGCGGACAGAAAGAGCGGTAAACTGCTCGGAATGCAGACGCTCGGCCCCGGCGCGGTGGACAAGATGACCGACATAGCGGCGCTCGCCATATCGATGAACGCGACGCTCTCCGACCTTGAGAACCTCGACCTCGCCTACGCGCCGCCCTTCTCGACCGCGATACATCCATTCGTCAATATGATAAACATAATGGAGAACAAGCTCAGCGGCGCGCTCGACTCGTTCACGCCCGCGGAATTCGCGGCTGGCGCCGCCGAGGGCTATAAATTCATCGACACTTCGATACAGCCGTCGCTGCCGAGCCTGCCCTATCTCGACTACACGAAGGTTGACGAGAGCTTCGACAAGTACGCGAAGGACGAAAAGCTGCTATTCATATGCGCGAAGGGGAAGCGCGCGTATCTGACGCAGAACAAGCTCAAGGCATACGGCTTCACGAACACTAAGGTGCTCGAAGGCGGACACACCTTCAACGAAATAGAGACCGAAGAATAGAAAAGGGGAAGAACTGTGGAAAACGGACTCGTAACAGCCGCGGAGGAAAAAACTGTAAAGGCGCTCGGCTTTCTGCGCAACAAGGGGACGAACAACTTTTCGGCGCGAATCATAACGGTCAACGGTAAAGTGACGGCGGAGCAGATAGCCTGCCTCTCTGAAGCCGCGAAGCTCTTCGGCAACGGAGTAGTGACTCTCACGACGCGCCAGACCTTCGAATGCCAGGGCGTGCCCTTCGACAAGATAGAGGACTTCCGCGCCTACATAGCGAAAGCCGGCCTTGAGACCGGCGGCACCGGCTCGAAGGTGCGCCCCGTAGTATCGTGCAAGGGTACGACCTGCCAGTACGGCCTCATCGACACATTCGCCGTCTCGCAGGAGATACACGAGCGTTTCTACGAAGGCTACCGCCAGGTGCGCCTGCCGCATAAGTTCAAGATAGCCGTCGGCGGATGCCCGAACAACTGCGTCAAGCCCGACCTCAACGACCTCGGCGTAATAGGCCAGTGCGTTCCGGAATTCGACGAAGACTCCTGCAACGGCTGCAAAAAGTGTTCAGTCGAGGCGTCGTGCCCAATCGGAGCGGCGAAGCTCAAAGACGGAATGCTTGAGATAGACTGGGACAAATGCAACAACTGCGGCCACTGCGTCGGAAAATGCCATTTCGACGCAGTGACGGAGAAGACGCGCGGATACAAGATATACATCGGCGGACGCTGGGGCAAGTCCACGATGACGGGCCGTCCGCTCTCGAAGATATTCTCCGAGAAGGAAGAGGTCATGCTGACGATAGAAAAGGCTCTGCTCCTCTTCCGCGAGCAGGGAAAGACCGGCGAGCGCTTCTCGCAGACGATAGAGCGCCTCGGCTTCGACTACATCGAGAAGGAGCTGCTCGAGGGCGACATAATGTCGCGCAAACAGGAGATACTCGACGCGGAGCTGCACCTCACCGGCGGCGCGACCTGCTAGATAAAAAATCAAAAAACAGAACGAAGCGGAAGGGCGGCGCTCTTCCGCTTTTTTGCGTTCGCCCTCCGTCGGAGAGAAACAGCCGGTCCCACCGTCATTTCGTGCTTTGACGTAAAGTTATAGTTCGCGTTAGCGGACGTTTTGAATTTTCATCAACGCTTTGCTAACGCCCGATGAGACGGGGCGGGCTCCGCCGGGCGCGTTTCTCGGCGGACGCGGAATCACGCGGCTTTCGGCATGTGAGGCGGAAGTGGTGTAAGCCGCAGCCACCCGCGCTAAACGCACGTCAAACGGGGCTGGCGTCCCCCTTATGGTATAACATAGTAATTTTCTATGTTTTATATCAAAACCTATTATTTTTCATAATGAATATGCTCCTGTATAATCGCGGCATAAACGAAAAAACTTGGGGGAATACGGCGATGGACATTCATAACGCTCTTATGGAACGGACGGCGGGGAACAAATATTTCTGGTTCGCGGCGGCGGCGCTGCTCTCGGTGATAACGCCCAATCCGGCTGTCGGCCTGGCGCTCGGCCTCGCGATCGCGCTCACCGCAGGCAATCCGGCGCAGAAGGATACGTCCGCGGCGTCGAAGAAGCTTCTTCAGCTCTCCGTCATAATGCTAGGCTTCGGTATGCGTTTCGACGCGGTGCTCAAGGTCGGCTTCGCTTCGTTATGGGTGACGCTGATTTCAATTTCCGCCACTCTCGCGATAGGTTCGCTGCTCGGCAAAGCCTTCGGTATAGAGCGCAAGCTCGCCGTGCTCTTAAGCTCCGGCACCGCGATATGCGGCGGCTCCGCGATAGCTGCGATGGCTCCCGCTATCTCCGCGTCGAGCGTTGAGACGGGCGTCGCGATGGCTGTCGTCTTTCTGCTCAACGGCATAGCGCTCTTCGTATTTCCTCCGCTCGGCCACGCGCTCGGCCTTACGCAGGAGCAGTTCGGCTTCTGGGCGGCGCTCGCGATACACGATACCAGCAGCGTCGTCGGCGCGGCCTCCATATACGGCGCGGCGGCTCTGGCAATAGGCGCGACCGTTAAGCTCACGCGCGCCCTGTGGATTCTCCCCGTATCTTATCTAGGCGCGCGTCTCGCCGGCTCCGACGCGAAGGCCAAGTTCCAGTGGTTCCTGCTTGGCTTTCTGCTCGCGGCGCTCGTCCGCTCGCTCGCGCCGGGATTCTCGCAGCTCTGGGACGCCGGCGCTCTCGCCGGAAAGCACATGATGACCGGCACGCTCTTCCTCGTCGGAGGCGGGCTCGGGCGCGCCGAGCTGAAAAAGATAGGAGCGAAGCCGCTCGTCATGGCCGTCGCCCTCTGGCTCGCCGTCTCCGCGCTCAGTCTCACGGCTGTAAAGCTCGGCTTCATGCCTTCGCTCGCGCTCTGACGCCCATTCCCGCAGATTTTGCATAAATACCGCCGTGCCGCCGCTTTTTCACGAAAGCATACAGGCGCGGCGTTTTTTCATACCGGCGAGCGGGTCGGCAAGAGTGCGGACCGATGCTGCGCCTTATACGCGGCGAAAGCTATCGTCTGCGTTTTTTGCCCTTTTCCACGCGCTGATATAATGAAACAATAAGAACGTAAAAAGCCGGAAGCGGTGGAATCGCTATGGAGCTTAAAGCTATGCGGATTTTTCTTGCGGCTGCGGAGGAAGGCAGCATAACTAAGGCGGCTGAATCGTTGAATCTGCCGCAGTCTACTCTGAGCCGCCAGCTCGCGCGGCTCGAGGAGGAGCTCGGGGCGAAGCTGTTCACGCGCGGGCCGCAGGGGATAGAGCTGACGAGGGAGGGGCTTATGCTCCGGCGGCGTTCCTCCGAAGTCATGGAACTCGTGGAGAGGACGAGGAGCGAGCTCCGCCTCTGCGGCAGGGATAGGCCGCTCACTGGCGATATTTCGATAGGCGCGGGCGAGCTCGCCGCGACGGACGCTCTTGCGGAATATATCGAGGTTTTTTCAAAGCGCCATCCGCACGTTTCGTTCTATCTGTACACGGGCAGCGCGACAGAGGGCTGACCGACGTCGGGCTCATGCTTGAGCCGGTAAACGTCGAGCGGCACGATTTCGTCAGGCTCGGCGTGCGGGAACGCTGGGTAGCCCTGGTGCCGCCGGGTTCGCCGCTCGCGCGCCTCGACGCCGTGTCTCCTGCGGAGCTGTCTAAGCATCCAGTCATCATGGTCAGGCGTCCGCACGTGAAGAGCGTGCTCGAAAACTGGTTCGGCGGCTATTACAAGAATTTGCGCGTCTCATTCACGAGCAACCTGAGCACTAACGCCGCGCACATGGTGCGGCGCGGTCTCGGCTGCGCGCTCGTGATCGAGGGCTCGGTCATGTTCTGGGACAGGTCGTTCGTCCGGGCCGTGCCGCTCTCGCCGGAGCTGCTTTCGACGAGCGTGCTCGCCTGGAAGCGCGGCCAGCCGATGAGCCCCGCCGTCGAGAAGTTCGTCGATGGCGCGCGAATCCATTTCAAGCATGACGCGGCGATGAAATAGGAGTATTAGACATCGCAATCCGCTGAATCTAAAATCTGATCACTGACCGATAAAGGCGCGCCGCGCATGAAAATCGCTGCGCGCCACGAATTTCAGCCGCTTTCGCGCGGCGAAAGGATGTTGTGCTGGATGAAGAAGATTTTCATGCTGCTGTTGTTGGTATTGTCACTATGCGCCGTTTCATTGTGCGGCGGTTCGGCGCGCGCTTCGGGCGAGGGGCGCGTGCTTGTAGCCTATTTCTCGCTGTGGGGTAATTCTGGGTATCCAGAGGGCGCGGACGCGACGTCCTCCGCGAGCCTGCTTGAAACGGGCGGCACACGCATTGGGACGACCGAGTACGCCGCGCGGGTGGTGGGCGGGCTGACGGGCGGCGAGCTTTACGCTATACGCACGACTGACAAATATCCGGCGGATTTCGACGCGGTAATAGAGGCGAATCACGACGAGATAGACAGGGGCTATCTGTCGCCGCTCTCAGGCGCTCTGCCCGATATGTCGGAGTACGACGCCGTGTTCATAGGCTATCCCGTCTGGGCGAACACAGCGCCGCGCGCCGTAGTGTCTTTCATTAAGGAGTGCGGCGGCCTCGCGGGAAAAACCGTCGTACCCTTCTGCACTCACGACGGCTACGGAAGCGGGCGCAGCTACGCCGAAATTTTCTCCGCCGCGCCAGATGCCGGGCGGCATGAAGGAATAGACATAGATGCGCGCGGCGTGCCGGACGCGCGCGGGCGCATAATCGAGTGGCTGCGCTCGATAGGCATGGCGCGCAAGGCCGAGGCGGCGGAGACGCGGAAAATTACAATTACGGCGGCGGGGCGCAGCCTCTACGGCGTGCTCTTCGACACTCCGCTCGCGCGCGAGATCGCCGCGCGTATGCCGCTGACCGTCTCGATGGTCGGCTACGGCGGGCGCGAGTATTACGGCGGTTTGGATTTCACGCCGCAGACCGAGGCCGAGGGCCGCCTGCGCTTCGACGACGGAGACATAACCTACAGCCCGACGAACAACACTCTCGCTATTTTCTACGCGCAGACGGACCGCCCGAACCTCACGATGGAGGTCATACCGATAGGGCGCGTCACCTCCGACCTGAAAATCTTCGACACGCTCGGCGGACGCGAGGATTTCACATTCGCGGCTGCCGAGTAGAGGCGGAGGCTCACTGCATGAAGTTTTCAAGATATTGCGGGATTTTTCTCTGCGCGGCGCTCGCGGCCCTGCTGGCGGGCGCGGCCCGATGCGATGCGCCGGGAGACGAAGCGCGCGGGGAACGGATACTCGTGGCCTACTTCACATGGGCGGAGAACGCGCGCCCGAGCGGCGCGGCGGAGGTGGACGCGGTGACCTCCGCGAGCCTCGCGCCTCCGGGCAATGCGGGGCTGATCGCCTCGTGGATAGCGGAGGAGACCGGAGGCACGCTCTTCCCGATAATCGCAGAGGAACCGTATCCCTCCGATTTCGACGAATGTCTTGCGCGCGTGCGCGAGGAAAAGCAGAGCGGCGCGCGCCCCGCGATAAAAGACTTAGGCATAGACGCGGGCGAGTACGGCGTGATTTTCCTCGGCTATCCGAACTGGGGCTGCACCGCGCCGATGCCGGTTTTTACTTTCATCGAGAAGTACGGCATGAGCGGCAAGACGATAATCCCATTCTGCACCTACGGCACCGGCGGGGCGGCGGAGAGCATCCGCGAGCTGCGCGCCGCGCTTCCGGCCTCGGCTGAGATGAAGGGGCACGTAGGCGTCTATCGCGACGACGTCGCGGGCGCTAGGGGAAAGATAACGGAATGGCTGAAACAGCTAGGCTATTAGACGTTTTGCGCGGAAGAAAGAGAAGGAGAAGCGAAATGACAGACGAAACGAAAGAGCGGGCCGGGGCGGTGAGCCGCAGGGATTTTCTGAAAACGATGGCGCTCGCCGGGGCGGCCGCGAGCGTCGGCGGATTCGCGGCGGGCGAGGCGAAAGCGGCGGAAAGGGCGAAAAGCGCGGCGCGCGGCGAATTGCCGAAGAGGACGCTCGGAAGCGGGAAGGCGGCGATGACCGTCTCGGCGCTCGGCTTCGGCTTGATGGGCATGACCTACAACCGCAGCGCGCACCCGGACAAGGCGCAGTGCATAAGGCTGCTTCACGAGGCCGTCGACCGCGGAGTGACGCTCTTCGACACTGCGATAATATACGGCCCGCTCACGAACGAACTGCTTGCTGGCGAGGCGCTGTTGCAGTTTAGGGACAGGATAAGCGTGACAACTAAGTTCGGACACGAGGCGATAGACGGCAAGGCGACCGGACGGCAGAACAGCCGTCCCGAGACGATACGCCGTTACTGCGAGGATTCTCTGAAGCGTCTGCGGCTCGACGCGCTGCCGCTCTTCTATCAGCACCGCGCCGACCCGGAAGTGCCGGCCGAGGAGGCCGCCGGCAATGTGGCGGAGCTCATAAAGGAGGGCAAGGTGCTGCGCTGGGGGATGTGCGGGGTGAGCGCCGAAACGATACGCAGGGCCCACGCCGTCTGTCCTCTGACTGCGGTACAGAGCGAATATCACCTGATGTTCCGCGACGTCGAGACAAACGGAGTGCTCGATGTCTGCCGCGAGCTCGGGATAGGCTTCGTACCGTACAGCCCGATGAACTGCGGCTTCCTCGGCGGCGGCATCAACGAGTACACCGTGTTCGGCCCTGGCAATGACAACCGCCAGACGCTGCCGCGCTTCACTCACGATGCGATACGTGCGAACACGAGAATAGCCGCCGCGCTCCAGAGCTTCGGGCGCATGCGCGGAATGACCGCGTCGCAGGCCGCTCTCGGCTGGCTGCTGCACAAAGCGCCGTGGCTAGTCCCCATCCCCGGCACGACTAAGCCGTCTCACCTCGAAGAAAACCTCCGCACGCTAGACTTCGCCTGTTCCGGCGCTGAATGGAAGGAATTGGAGGACGCCGTAGCCGCGATTCCCGTGACGGGAGACCGATACAACGCCGAACAGCAGCGTCAGGTCGGGCGCTGAAGGGCGCAACAATACAAAAAACGCAAAAACGCCGCGCCGCACGGCCTACCCGCAGCAGCGCGGCGTTTTCAGCGCCATGCGCAGAGTACGAAAAAAACGGAGCCTCGTGCGAGCGCTCCGCCGTTTCCTTTTATAATGGTTGTGTGTGAAGCCTAGGCCTGGAGGGCTTTGACTTTAGCCGTGATGCTCGCTTTGCGGCGAGCGGCTGTGTTACGGTGGACGACGCCCTTTACTACCGCCTTGTCCAGTACGCTCTGAGCCTCGTTCAGCCTCTTCGTCGCAAGTTCAAGATCCTTGCTTTCCACCGCTTCGAGGAGTTTCTTCACCGCGTTCTTGCAGCGGGTCTTCCAGAAACGGTTGTAGATGCGGTTTCTCTCAGTGACCAGGACTCGTTTTTTAGCTGATTTCTTGTTTGGCAATGCCGTCACCTCCTTCACAAAGACAAGGGGAATCTTACCATAAAATATGGCCCGTGCGCAATACTTTAAAAATTTTCCGCGGAAATTTTGTCGCTTTCCTTGCCCTAACGCCGCCTCTATGCTATATTTAACAGGTTGTTTGGGGAATAACCGTACAATGATAATTCTGTATAGAATTTGAACCTTTTAGAATGAAGCAATTACGCAGGAGGTGTTGTCTGTGAAAAGGACGTTTCAGCCGCACAATCTGAGAAGGAAGCGCGCTATGGGCTTCCTGGAGCGCTCCGCGACGCCGAGCGGCCGCCGTATTCTTAGGAACCGCCGCCGTAAGGGCAGGGCGCGCCTCGCCGTCTAGTTCTGGTGGATTTTGGGTTTTCATCTGCCGCGCGTCTTAAGAAAGGCTGGCAGTTTGATTTTGTTTTCCGCACCGGACGTCGCGATTCAGGCGCGCTGGTGCGGTTGTTGTATGTAACGAACGCCGAGGGGCCGGCGCTCGCCGGCGTCGCTGTAGGCAAGAAGATAGCCTGCGGCGCGCAGCGGGTGCGCGGAAGGCGTGTGCTGCGCGAAGCCGTCCGCCGTCTGTTGCCTTGGACGAGGGACGGCGTGTGGATAGTCGCGTCGCTGCGCGCGTCGGGGCTTGAAGCGAACGCGCGCGACGTTTACAGCGACCTCGCGGCGTGCATGAAGAGGCGCGGGCTTCTTGCGAAGGACTGGCCCGGCGCCGATTGGAGCGTAGATTCAAGACGCGGCTGATCGGGCGTGCGGCAGGCTGGCTCCTTATCTTCGCCGTCCGCGTCTATCAGACGGTTCTGTCCCCCATGCTCGGGGGCGGAAAGTGCCGCTTTTATCCGAGCTGTTCGGAATACGCGGCTGAGGCTTTGAACAGGTACGGCCCCGCGATAGGGCTGTGCCTCGCGGCGTCGCGGCTGCTGAAATGCGGCCCGTGGCACGAGGGGGGCTACGACCCCGTGCCGGAACGCCGCGACATTGAGGCGCGGAAATGGCTGGGAAAGCTCCTGAGGCAGAAGGAGCGGACTTCGAAAGGTTAGGTGGAAATTTTGGGTGGTATTTGGAATGGGGCAGGCCAGCTCCTTCTTTCTTTCCTTGAGTTCCTGTACGGCATCACAAATTCATACGGATTGGCGATAATCATCCTCACCCTCATCGTCAGGGTGGCGCTCTATCCTCTGAACCAGAAGCAGATGGTCAGTATGCAGCACATGCAGAAGATACAGCCGATGCTCAAGGTTATCCAGGAGAAATACGGTCACGACCGTGAGAAACTGAATCAGGAGACGATGCGCCTCTACAAGGAATATAAGGTGAACCCCGCCGCGGGGTGTCTGCCGATTCTCGTTCAGCTCCCTATACTGATACTTCTTTTCAAGGTTCTTAACTCTTACGATTTTTCAGGTACTTCGTTCTGCGGCGTCCTGCTCGGATCGTCCGCGACGGCGGGGCTCGGCCAGGCCGTCGGCGTCGCTCCCGGCCCGGACGGGATATACAGCCTGTTCGCCGTTCTCTCCGGTATTTTCAGTAATCCGGCCGGGCTCGCCAACGCCGGGCTCTATCTCGGCAACCTCGCGCTGCTTATAGCGATTTCATTCCTCACGTGGGCGCAGCAGAAGCTTTCCGGCGCCGGCAACAACCCGCAGATGGCTATGATGAACACGATCATGCCTATATTCATGGCGTTCATCTGCCTTTCGATGCCTGGCGGCGTAATGCTCTACTGGGGGCTTTCATCTCTGATAGGCATAGCGCAGCAGTATTTCGTCATGAAGAAGACGAAGGCGGAGATGGCTATAAAGCCGACGCTCCATAAGAACAAGCCGGTGAGCGCGCAGCGCGTCGGCGACGATGACGACGACGAGGAATAGTCTATGAAAAATACTTCCGATACAGAACTTATGCCGATGCCGGAGATAGAGAGCCGCGTGCTCGAATGCTCCTCTGTGGAAGAGGCGAAGGCCAAGGGAGCGGAAATCTGGGGAATTAAGCCGGACGACGTTGACGCGACCGTGCTTTCCGAGGATAAGAAGCTTTTCGGGCTTCTCGGCTCTACTTATAAGGTCGAGGTCGCGCCGTTCGCCCCGGTCTCTTATATAAAGTCGTGCCATTTCGTCAACGAGGTGCTCGATAAAATGGATCTCGACCTCATTCCAGAGCTCACCGACGACGGCATCATCAATCTGGT from Cloacibacillus sp. An23 encodes the following:
- a CDS encoding SurA N-terminal domain-containing protein, encoding MLRNHTKVIMIIVILFFVASCFAGYGLYVRGGGDGEGMRDYPVAEIDGREVMRSALEQGAARLSEQYGREITSGDIPMIRQAVIDNMAVDSELEKEIKARKLSADKGEIDDAYTRMMDSYPTREEFFAYMQRSGVTEKQIKDDIARRIRMQKLMESLGENITVEDSEVTAFYDATKDFLYKQPAGVKANIATFRKKESAEAAQKAIASGAKWDEQIEKYRADVEMATPYDNPVILTDQMLKNELAPIKDAPVNKVTPVEKANDPFVFIAINRGRETERVLPFNEVSADVRATIRNQKMQAEQQKFFEELLSRANVKILDPSIFPQEPASADKTPAAEPASPDKTGAASSDAK
- a CDS encoding LysR family transcriptional regulator; this encodes MTLHHLKVFIRVAEGGSVSAAARECHLAQPTVSQIIRELEEYYSTRLFERLSKRLYITEDGRRLLARAKEVAAAYERLEYDMSPDKMRDRLRIGSSVTVGMCLTPALVKRFGAARPEAEIYSYVNNTRTIERMLLASELDVAIVEGRVRSRDVQSFHCRDDYVALFCSARHPFASRASVDIAELGAESFVLRESGSGTREIFENFMRERGRKIKVKWEVACFDATLRAVVEEGCVGVASVRLLAPHLASGAVRAIYRPGGEWDRTFSLIYHKDKFITESMEMFVKEALDGKEDELPQKDDMIRLDG
- a CDS encoding FAD-dependent oxidoreductase gives rise to the protein MKILVIGGVAAGTKTAAKLKREDRNAEVTILVKDNDISYAGCGLPYYVGGVIENKASLIVNTPAKFSALTGAKVLTGKEAVALDRAAKTVTAADVETGEKNVYEYDKLVIAVGASPIFPKLPGTELKNVFVMRRPEDAIAMRELLDTGTVKRAVVCGAGFIGLEVAENLAAKGVKVSVIDMAEQILPGFDPEVAGYVERKLADSGIVCFTGTKLEGIEGTDTVEKVLTSRRAMKADLVVLALGIKPNTAFLADSGLETAKNGTLVVDGAMRTNDPDIYAAGDCVTVRNRITGAPAWSPMGSSANMEGRVAAKNLAGGEESYVGVLGTGVCKLPGINVGRTGLTEAAAKAAGYDAVSVTAVVDDKAHYYPGASNFIVKMTADRKSGKLLGMQTLGPGAVDKMTDIAALAISMNATLSDLENLDLAYAPPFSTAIHPFVNMINIMENKLSGALDSFTPAEFAAGAAEGYKFIDTSIQPSLPSLPYLDYTKVDESFDKYAKDEKLLFICAKGKRAYLTQNKLKAYGFTNTKVLEGGHTFNEIETEE
- a CDS encoding (4Fe-4S)-binding protein produces the protein MENGLVTAAEEKTVKALGFLRNKGTNNFSARIITVNGKVTAEQIACLSEAAKLFGNGVVTLTTRQTFECQGVPFDKIEDFRAYIAKAGLETGGTGSKVRPVVSCKGTTCQYGLIDTFAVSQEIHERFYEGYRQVRLPHKFKIAVGGCPNNCVKPDLNDLGVIGQCVPEFDEDSCNGCKKCSVEASCPIGAAKLKDGMLEIDWDKCNNCGHCVGKCHFDAVTEKTRGYKIYIGGRWGKSTMTGRPLSKIFSEKEEVMLTIEKALLLFREQGKTGERFSQTIERLGFDYIEKELLEGDIMSRKQEILDAELHLTGGATC
- a CDS encoding putative sulfate exporter family transporter, with amino-acid sequence MDIHNALMERTAGNKYFWFAAAALLSVITPNPAVGLALGLAIALTAGNPAQKDTSAASKKLLQLSVIMLGFGMRFDAVLKVGFASLWVTLISISATLAIGSLLGKAFGIERKLAVLLSSGTAICGGSAIAAMAPAISASSVETGVAMAVVFLLNGIALFVFPPLGHALGLTQEQFGFWAALAIHDTSSVVGAASIYGAAALAIGATVKLTRALWILPVSYLGARLAGSDAKAKFQWFLLGFLLAALVRSLAPGFSQLWDAGALAGKHMMTGTLFLVGGGLGRAELKKIGAKPLVMAVALWLAVSALSLTAVKLGFMPSLAL
- a CDS encoding LysR family transcriptional regulator, giving the protein MELKAMRIFLAAAEEGSITKAAESLNLPQSTLSRQLARLEEELGAKLFTRGPQGIELTREGLMLRRRSSEVMELVERTRSELRLCGRDRPLTGDISIGAGELAATDALAEYIEVFSKRHPHVSFYLYTGSATEG
- a CDS encoding LysR family transcriptional regulator substrate-binding protein, encoding MLEPVNVERHDFVRLGVRERWVALVPPGSPLARLDAVSPAELSKHPVIMVRRPHVKSVLENWFGGYYKNLRVSFTSNLSTNAAHMVRRGLGCALVIEGSVMFWDRSFVRAVPLSPELLSTSVLAWKRGQPMSPAVEKFVDGARIHFKHDAAMK
- a CDS encoding cyclophilin-like fold protein, translated to MKIAARHEFQPLSRGERMLCWMKKIFMLLLLVLSLCAVSLCGGSARASGEGRVLVAYFSLWGNSGYPEGADATSSASLLETGGTRIGTTEYAARVVGGLTGGELYAIRTTDKYPADFDAVIEANHDEIDRGYLSPLSGALPDMSEYDAVFIGYPVWANTAPRAVVSFIKECGGLAGKTVVPFCTHDGYGSGRSYAEIFSAAPDAGRHEGIDIDARGVPDARGRIIEWLRSIGMARKAEAAETRKITITAAGRSLYGVLFDTPLAREIAARMPLTVSMVGYGGREYYGGLDFTPQTEAEGRLRFDDGDITYSPTNNTLAIFYAQTDRPNLTMEVIPIGRVTSDLKIFDTLGGREDFTFAAAE